One Ornithodoros turicata isolate Travis unplaced genomic scaffold, ASM3712646v1 ctg00000746.1, whole genome shotgun sequence DNA window includes the following coding sequences:
- the LOC135374813 gene encoding membrane metallo-endopeptidase-like 1, with the protein MNHTANMSDMSEPIVMTEFQREQEPVADERKETSSTGQGLFALALYALGALIFGACIAIIAFHRRDRLSLDDNYTDDDEFRISTARKTCRAHATLSPEEHETGHYERQTLCGTDDCQYMRWLISMSVDTTRNPCDNFFTYVCAGAMKYFKGTPNMLGYGTLQTRRAIEMWLKNASPPAQRQSAFQKVVKFYQSCLKGPQSSKRGIYEVLKQLSLSLTQELDFEPLDMQVRFLFEGYPAIYIMTPAPSRSQDDIFIDVRVSPKFDSFRSVKPGGTTERRMIYQKVLHWVFEGLNLDDEVMDHVLQAEDEVYVVSSNQTYGDKRYTFGMSNIDNFAGKDRGLCERWRKSLQKWSKSLFPGTYRLQMTSNDIHLLYNLFGSKALISTEDIRTFLAWRTTWYLYNVSLVATENQVSRRANICLKHVLHFFRIVAPMKTLLENVNQSKVDTVQRMTDDILLGIETSFRTSSWLDNSTRKGALKKLSQLHKRIGYPLGVSSEKAADAYLSNVPDMTDTYVSNVVKAKKHLTSSVIALLRNKDALNASIVSRFVAFIPIYSANAAYNALTNGIYIPPGIMVRPIFTYGGTPELNYGALGGILTHETMHGYDNKGKNYDGTGNKTDWFSEASNRAYANLVQCHNVSIENAPKARHYADYPHEYLADTMGRGSILKVYRKALEKSTVRLGQLKGLTSDQLFYVAWCLMWCGEPVPPKTHPRSDERCNVPLMSSEHFGEVFNCPPGSPMNPEKKCPFWRTLL; encoded by the exons ATGAACCACACAGCAAACATGTCAGATATGTCTGAACCTATAGTGATGACG GAGTTTCAACGTGAACAGGAGCCAGTGGCAGACGAAAGAAAGGAGACAAGCTCTACCGGACAAGGGCTATTCGCGCTAGCACTCTACGCTCTAGGAGCTCTGATATTTGGAGCCTGTATCGCGATCATAGCGTTCCATCGAAGAGATCGACTATCCCTGGATGACAATTACACAGATGACGACGAATTCCGGATTTCTACAGCACGAAAGACATGTCGGGCTCATGCAACTCTATCCCCAGAAGAACACGAAACGGGCCATTATGAACGCCAAACACTATGCGGCACCGACGACTGCCAGTACATGCGTTGGCTGATCAGTATGTCTGTCGACACGACAAGGAATCCATGCGACAATTTTTTTACCTATGTCTGCGCCGGTGCTATGAAGTATTTCAAAGGGACACCAAACATGCTAGGTTACGGCACCCTCCAGACTAGGCGAGCAATTGAGATGTGGTTGAAAAACGCATCTCCTCCCGCTCAAAGACAAAGCGCCTTCCAGAAAGTAGTCAAGTTCTATCAATCGTGTCTCAAGGGTCCACAGTCAAGCAAGCGAGGAATATATGAAGTTCTAAAACAGTTAAGCTTGTCACTGACACAGGAATTGGACTTTGAACCGCTTGACATGCAAGTGAGGTTTCTGTTTGAAGGATATCCGGCGATATACATCATGACTCCAGCACCGTCTCGCAGCCAGGACGACATCTTCATCGACGTTCGTGTATCTCCTAAATTTGATTCGTTTCGCTCGGTTAAGCCTGGCGGTACAACGGAACGCAGAATGATTTATCAAAAGGTGTTACACTGGGTATTCGAAGGATTAAATCTCGACGACGAGGTTATGGATCATGTTCTACAAGCGGAAGACGAAGTGTACGTCGTCTCCAGCAACCAGACGTACGGagacaaacgttacacatttggAATGTCTAACATCGATAATTTTGCCGGCAAAGACCGGGGACTATGCGAAAGGTGGAGAAAGAGTCTACAAAAATGGTCAAAGTCGCTTTTCCCCGGAACATACCGACTGCAAATGACTTCAAACGATATACATCTACTTTATAATTTATTTGGCAGCAAAGCATTGATAAGCACCGAAGACATCCGAACATTTCTTGCATGGAGAACAACGTGGTACCTTTACAATGTGTCTCTAGTTGCCACGGAAAATCAAGTCAGTAGGAGAGCTAACATATGCCTAAAACACGTATTACATTTCTTCAGGATTGTTGCGCCGATGAAGACGTTGTTAGAGAACGTAAACCAGTCAAAAGTAGATACTGTACAACGGATGACGGATGATATACTGCTTGGGATCGAAACGTCTTTCAGGACATCGAGTTGGCTCGACAATTCTACGCGGAAGGGGGCCTTAAAAAAGCTATCGCAATTACACAAGCGCATCGGTTACCCTCTTGGTGTTTCATCCGAGAAAGCGGCTGACGCATATTTGAGCAATGTCCCAGACATGACCGACACTTACGTTTCGAACGTGGTGAAGGCGAAGAAACATCTAACGTCGAGTGTCATTGCTTTGTTGAGGAACAAAGACGCCCTCAACGCATCCATCGTGTCTCGCTTCGTAGCCTTCATACCGATTTATTCCGCAAACGCGGCGTACAACGCGCTAACCAACGGGATTTATATTCCTCCAGGCATAATGGTCCGGCCAATTTTCACTTATGGCGGAACACCTGAATTGAACTACGGTGCGCTGGGCGGGATACTGACACACGAAACTATGCACGGCTACGACAATAAGGGAAAAAATTACGACGGTACAGGTAACAAGACAGACTGGTTTTCTGAAGCCAGTAACCGAGCGTACGCTAACCTCGTTCAGTGTCACAACGTCAGCATCGAGAACGCCCCAAAGGCAAGACACTACGCGGATTACCCGCACGAGTACCTAGCGGACACGATGGGCAGAGGGTCAATACTGAAGGTGTACAGGAAAGCTCTGGAAAAATCCACTGTTCGTCTGGGACAACTGAAGGGGTTGACGAGTGACCAGCTCTTCTACGTGGCTTGGTGCCTGATGTGGTGTGGAGAGCCTGTCCCACCGAAGACTCATCCTCGCTCTGACGAGAGGTGCAATGTTCCTCTCATGAGTTCTGAACACTTTGGCGAAGTGTTTAACTGCCCTCCGGGATCGCCAATGAATCCGGAGAAAAAATGTCCCTTTTGGAGAACGCTTCTCTGA
- the LOC135374789 gene encoding tigger transposable element-derived protein 4-like, giving the protein MGYTDFSVSNEWLDRYKKRNNVVSKTLHGEGGAADCEAALNWSNHRLAELQKINSDRYIFKLDEAALFYNMLPRRTNTTKGDASAGAKQRKHRIMILFGANATGEEKLPFLVIGKSKNPVCFQNARLLKDVIYSCNLRGLRPRSRP; this is encoded by the coding sequence ATGGGATACACCGACTTCTCTGTGAGCAACGAATGGCTTGACAGGTACAAGAAAAGGAACAACGTGGTCTCGAAGACGCTGCATGGGGAAGGCGGGGCGGCCGATTGTGAGGCCGCCCTAAACTGGAGTAACCACAGACTTGCCGAACTGCAGAAGATCAACAGTGACAGATACATTTTTAAGCTAGATGAGGCTGCCCTCTTTTACAACATGCTGCCGAGACGGACCAACACAACAAAGGGAGACGCATCCGCGGGTGCAAAGCAGCGGAAGCACCGGATTATGATTCTGTTTGGAGCGAACGCAACTGGAGAAGAGAAATTGCCTTTCCTCGTCATTGGCAAGTCGAAGAATCCTGTGTGCTTCCAAAATGCACGGCTGCTGAAAGATGTCATCTACAGCTGCAATCTTCGAGGATTACGTCCGCGTTCTCGACCGTAA